TTGCAACGGAGCCAGATATTTCAGAGATGGCTACCTGATTGGACGAGGACACCAAGACATTTCTACAAAAAAGGATCCTGTCAAGTGAAAGGGGCAATTTTAAGatttcaatcttgatgGATTTCATTGATCGATAATAGTCGCATGTGAGGCTGAAATGTGCcgatgaaagaaaaagaaaaacctTGCAACAATTTGGTCCATTGTCATCACTGACCTAACGTAGTTAAGGGATGCTGATATTCTTTGGGAAAAAAAGGAACACCATGATCCACGGTGGAAGACTATAATTCAGGAACGGATGTCAAATGTCCGTTTATGGGACCATTTCGATGGTAATTTGATCGGAACTACTGGAAAACTGTGATTTTTCAGAGAGTCTAGTAGGCCATATTGGTCGGGACACGCCTGAAACTGTCTGCAACCCCACAGTTCGTTAAAGTTCCTAGTAGGCATGCTCAAGAAAGCAACCTTGGAGGTGTTGAGAGGCATTAAAACGTCTGAGGCATTAAGCGTTTAGGTTTGGCAAGTTAAGGTCCGGTCAATAGGGTCCAAAAGGTGGTTCACTTGGGACCAGAGTAGCAGAGATCTTAGTGCAAATGTAAGGAGCTGAAGTTAAAGTTTTacttcaaacttgatcCAAATTTGGTTATGTGTATACTAAATCAAGAATTGACTTGTGGAAGCATAGATGTTCAAAAGACGCAAGGATGAATGATTGACAGTCGGGATTGAGTTGGCATGCAAGTTAATGGATTcagtctttttctttcacGAGGCATTCTCTGATTTTGCCAGACATACGATGTAAGGCTTTAAAAAACTTGAATCGAATGTATGCGTATATTTCGTACTCTGGTCATTTTGTAGAGTGAAAGAATGTGATCTGATCAGATCCGACCAGGTCTTCGTTTTTGGTATATATCTCCTTGCTTCCTAATATGGTTATATTGTCATTTTATGCTCGCGCGTTTCGTGTTTAGTATTCGCTCTGCTCTATTATTACTTAAATCTAACGACTACTCTTTCAAGCCTTACTCGACAGAATCACCTTGAAGTACCATTCATACTGCCCAATAAGAAGGTCTTTAACGCTGCATTTAAGGGATGTACCATAATCCGTTTACAGCATATATTTTAACTAGCAGATTGACCTTTTTTATGAGAAGAATGAGTGTGCTTGGCAGACCAGTTTTGAGCCAAGCAGATATTGAAGCATTAGAGGTTTCTTTTACCGATGATGACAAATCGGAACCTTCATTtgacattgatgatgacgatcTAATTCTTCTAACTCTGAAAAATGTTCATCGTTCCCCCTTAAGAAAAGAACAGGCATTGCatccttcaattttggagacTCAAAGATCTGAAAAAATCACCATCACTCAAACACCGTCGCCTGATTGGCACTTGTTTGAAACAACTTGCAttaaaaagagaaagattcATTTTCCAGATCCTGTCTCTTTTGACATAGAGGCCCAGAtatcaacattttcctCCTCTCCTATAAAGGCTGATaaaaagaataataaaGTGATAGAAAAACAGCTGACAGAGCCTGCCTCCAAAGAGTCACCCGTGATAGATTTAACCTCCAATGAAGACAAGCCAGAACTCACCACTAGCACCCAAAAACCTTCAACGCCTCCAAGATCAACATCAGCTCCGGTTGTCACCACCAGTATTGGTGTTAGAAATATTCATACTGTCACTGCCAGCAATGCTCAACCTTTAAATAGTAGGATACATCTCCTGACGCAAATTCCCAAACGCCCAGATGTTTTTCAGTTTACTCAAAAAGACTCACAAGAAATTGACGACGCTCAGCCCAAACTTGTCAAACCTTTGGTTTTATCGcttgaacaagaaaaagtgATTCAGTTAGCCAAACAGGGGTTGGGAATATTCTACACAGGATCTGCTGGAACTGGAAAATCTGTCTTGCTCCGAAATTTGATAAAGGAACTAAAAGAGATCCATCCCCAAGGCACTGTTGGTGTCGCAGCTTCTACTGGATTAGCAGCTTGCAACATTGGTGGGCAAACGTTGCATTCTTTCACAGGTATAGGACTTGGTGATGCTGACGTTACCAAATTGTTGACAAAGATCAGAAGGAATAAAAAGGTTAGATCAAGATGGCTTGATTTGGAGGTACTCATCATTGACGAGATCTCAATGATAGATGGAAATCTGCTAGATAAATTGAATCTTATAGCCCAAAGGCTTCGCAAGAATAAGAAGCCATTTGGAGGAATTCAACTCATAGTATGTGGAGATTTTTATCAACTACCACCTGTATCCAAAACCCAGTCTGCCAAGTTCGCTTTTGAGGCAGACTGTTGGGATGAAGTCGTTCCAATCACTTTGAAATTATCGAAAATTTTCAGACAAAGAGGTGATTTGGAGTTCATAGACATGTTGAATGAGGTTAGAAATGGACGGATCTCCCCCAGAGTTGAAGCAGAGTTTCAGAAACTGAATAGACCACTCCCAGTGGATCAAGGAATTACACCTACGGAACTCTATCCCACTCGAGAGGAAGTTGAGAGATCAAATAAAAGGCGTCTTGATAGTATTCCAAATGAACCACtgattttcaaaagttATGATACTGGTTCGTTAAAAGACGAAGAGCAAATCCAGCATATGTTAAGCAACTTTATGGCTCCTAAAACCctgactttgaaaaaaggaGCTCAAGTAATGATGATCAAGAATGTGGATGCCACTTTGGTAAATGGATCTGTAGGGAAAGTTTTGGATTTTATTGACCCAGACACATACTTATTCTACAAGAAAGTTAGTGGTGAGAACTCGGAACTGGAATTGGATACAATTGAACAGGAGATCGAAGCAAAAATTCTATCCAACggaaaaaaattagatGCTAGTTTGAAGCCTTCAGAAAAGTTGATTTCTAATGCTTCAAATTTAGCAAAGCTTGATCTGGATGACAGCgtattttctttcatgAAATGCATCAAGagtaaaaagaaaactgtcTCTGAAGATCTTAGGAGAAAATTAGAGTTGATTAACACGCTATACAAGAATTCCAGTGGAAGAAGGTTACCTTTAGTGCGTTTCTTGACCACTGATGGTGAAACTCGGGATGTACTGGTTGAACCTGAACAGTTTAGTATAAATGACATAGATGAGAAACCTCTAGCTTCGAGAGTACAGTTACCGTTGATTTTAGCTTGGTCCCTTTCCATTCATAAATCTCAAGGACAGACATTAAACCATGCCAGAATTGACTTAAGAAGGGTATTTGAAGCTGGTCAAGCTTACGTTGCATTGAGCAGAGCTACTTCAAGGAAGGGTATACAAGTGCTCAACTTTAATAAAGAGAAAATTCGAACCAATCCTCAAGTGGAGATGTTTTACCAGAAAATATATACAGTTGACGATGCAGTCGAAAAGGCAAAAATCCAACAAAAGCAGAAACCTCTTGATGATGCTTCGGCCCATAATGAAGCAAAGGAGAATAGTAACTATGAACGCATGGCTCCAAATGATATTATAAAGCATTTGACTAGACGAAGATAATAAAAATGATGGTGATGACAAGTTTGAGGTATATACTAACCTAACTATCTATTATTCGGCGTTGCCCCTATAGCCCACCCAAGACCATTAACCAGCATATTAGAAAATTTATCCTGAGCTTGTCCTAAATCCACTTTCAGATTTTGAGCAGTTtggtttttcaaaacttctgTAGCGGACGATGTTAGAGCTCTAGTGAATCTTGATTCTAACGACTCATTTGCCCTGGCATTTGATTCTCGGACAACTCTTTTATTCCTTAACTTCAAATCTCCCTTAATTCTCTCTAGGTCTTTATTAAGTAAGCTCCATTGCTCCACTATCGGTACATTGAATTCCGTTGGTACATGTAAGAGGAGCTTTCCTAAAATGCTAAGTTGTTTTTcaatcaagattttggaattttctgatgaatcttcatcaatgtatttggaaatttggaaaaacaCTATCCAGTTTTGCTGAATGATAGAAGAAGGACTATCTAGTAGTTCAAGTCCATGTTGGTAGGAATAGTTAAAATCATTTCTAACTAGGGAGAACTCAATACATTTGAGCTGTACCAAAATTTGTAAATCTGCAAATTGAGCTTTTAGCAGTTGGCTAGACTCTGAGGAATCACTAAATCCTATGATCAGGTTTTCATATATGTCAACGAGGTAGCCTGGATCTTTATAAGAGCTCTCTTCAGATTCCAAAATTCTAACTATGACATGTATCGGATCTTCTCCATTGTTGAGTAGTAGTAAGTTCTTGGGCtgaaagtttcttgaaaaagagagatGAAATCTCTGTGAGATTGATTCGAAAGCGGAAATCAGGGATTGTAGCTGGGAATTCTGACTAACATTATTAGTATTTTTGGGAATTATATCAGGGTTTGTCACTATGGATGGATCATGAAAATGACTCAAAAGAGTTTTAAGATGATTAATGTTGGAAGCAGCTCCATAAAGAGACCAAGCATGTTCTAGAATAATGGAAGCGTACTTTGgatttttgttgaactcaTGAACACCGACCAACTGGGGAATAATAAGCCTGAAAAAAACATGGTAATCATGCGATtgggaaaaaaagagtttgaaaaacagtatgttgacttcttctttggataCTTGGCTGAATATTTGCGTGTCATTCAAAAACCAGTTCAAAGTATTCAGGAGACTTGTCCAATCCCTCTCGCTGGAACAGTACTGAATCTCATTAGCAAGAAATTTATTGAGCTCCAACAACTGAATCTGAGAATCAGAAGTAAATTGAAGGTtgagcaattgaaaaacCGACAAATTTGAGGCATATAATTTTTCACAACATTCCAAGAGAGTACGTAATTTGAGAATGTTGTTCTTTGTTGGGACCATGGTCGAAAACTTAATCACCTCTGATaagtttttctctttccagTCATTCAGTTCAATTGTCTCGTCGGCGGAGTTTGTGCTAACGGTATTATCATCTGAAAcattcaaaatgaaacttagtatttctttgaacataAGGCAAAGACTCAAATCAACGCTAGACGTAAGATACCCGGTACCAATAATCAGTGAAACCAGCCTGTTATAACAATTGCTGTCATTTTGCTGAAATACTTTGAGTACCTCAAAATCATTAGTTTTTAGtttggaaagattggaTGCTAATAATTGACTATCTTGTAGCGtttgttcaaaaactgtTTGCAAAAATTCAATATACTCACCCCAACAATTGATATAGGTAATGTAGGGAAGTAGAATTTCATGTGTAACTTTTTCAGCACTATCTTGATTTATGCAATCATATATCAACTTTAATTGAGTTCTGATGGTCAGAGTGTTCCACTTGGATAGTGTCATATCTGGTGACAAGTACGGGAACAACTTATGAGCAACCTGTACATAATTGATTCTCCAATCTGacacttcatcaacaaatAAAGGGAAATTGAAGGTCAGATCTGGTATTACTTCGTTTACTTTAATGGTTCTCGCTTTGATAAATGATACAGTAAGTTTTGTAGGATCTAAACTACTGGAATATGAAAGAGCCATTGATTTCTTAGTAACTTGCTTGCATAACTTAGTGGCTCTGTTGCTAATCGTCGAAGGATCCAGATTTAGGTACGTTTGATAGTCAGGATGGGAGGCCTGAAATCGTTCCAAAGTttcctccaattccaacTCCAGTTTGGTACCAGAGGTATCATCACTAACCACAACATCTTCTGGTTTATACCCGTCCAATAAATCTAAAATAAAGGTCAACAAATGTGGATCCAAGTGATCGGGAAGAAAGACCAACAATAAACTTGTAACGTTGTACAATGTCAGATCAAGGATTCTATCATGGGGATAACCTTGCTTTGAcaactcttcaatttctttggtcttGAAATACACGAAGTCTGCAATTAGGTCCACCAAAGACTTTAATTGCAATGTCTTCCCCTCTGAAGCCAACAATCCTATTAGCAAGTACACTTGATTCGTTATCATGGTGGGGACAACTGACCTGAGAAGTGAATAGTAGGCAATTGGAATACTAGACTCGAATAATGGGGAATGTTCGGATGTATCTAACAtggattcttcatcaaccaACAATATTTCAGGGCCCACTGAGCAATGTCAACCGAAGAAGCCGGCATAAGGACGCAGGCACAGTTGCTTGACACAGAACTTAACAAGTACATGTCCACGAGGACGCAAGTTTGGGACTTGGCTAATGTGGTAAAACTGGGTAACAAGTTAACAGAAGAtcagattcaaaagataCAGAGTTTAAAGGCAGACATAAACAGAAGCGAAGCATTCCTTAAGTTGAACTTGAGATCACAACAATTAGAATTCCGAACGATTTATGAACAGAACAAAGACGTTGAAGAAATCGTTAATGAAAAATTGCAATCCAAATTGTCAGAAATAGAAGCCCAAAATGCGAAGCTACAGTCTCAAGTTGACACAGTTTCGGAGCTGATCGAtaaaagaaatcaaattACCGACTTGTTAAACCTTTTTATTTCGGGAAATCAAGATTTGGAATTGTCCAAAGATGAACTAGAGAAAACGTTCCAAGGGTACGACATGGAACCAGTGTACAAAATGGCAAAAAGATCAGGAAAGATTTACAGGTTCAGAAAACTACACTTGAAAGAATCAGTGCAGCAATTGAATGCAAAAATCAAGGACAAAGAGgctcaaattcaaaaattaAAAGCAAATAtcagagaaaagaaagctaGGTGGGACAGGTTGTCAAAAATAATAGCCTCCAACTTGGAGAGTTTAAAGGAAGATCTGGTAACAGAACTTCGATAATTTCGAAAATGTATGATTACTATTTACACAAATGTTACGTCGTTTCAGTTTATTCTGCGACTTCTAATCGATCTCTgacaagttcttgaataacTTCCAGTTCCTTCTCTTGAGGAATTTGAATATCATTAGCTCTGTactcttcaattcttttgacAGCAAGAGTAACTCCTTCCTTATTGCTAGTCTCTTCAAACAGAGCGTAATTTTCAACTATGCTTGACAGTTTTCCCAAGTCTT
This window of the Komagataella phaffii GS115 chromosome 2, complete sequence genome carries:
- a CDS encoding DNA helicase involved in telomere formation and elongation, producing MRRMSVLGRPVLSQADIEALEVSFTDDDKSEPSFDIDDDDLILLTLKNVHRSPLRKEQALHPSILETQRSEKITITQTPSPDWHLFETTCIKKRKIHFPDPVSFDIEAQISTFSSSPIKADKKNNKVIEKQLTEPASKESPVIDLTSNEDKPELTTSTQKPSTPPRSTSAPVVTTSIGVRNIHTVTASNAQPLNSRIHLLTQIPKRPDVFQFTQKDSQEIDDAQPKLVKPLVLSLEQEKVIQLAKQGLGIFYTGSAGTGKSVLLRNLIKELKEIHPQGTVGVAASTGLAACNIGGQTLHSFTGIGLGDADVTKLLTKIRRNKKVRSRWLDLEVLIIDEISMIDGNLLDKLNLIAQRLRKNKKPFGGIQLIVCGDFYQLPPVSKTQSAKFAFEADCWDEVVPITLKLSKIFRQRGDLEFIDMLNEVRNGRISPRVEAEFQKLNRPLPVDQGITPTELYPTREEVERSNKRRLDSIPNEPLIFKSYDTGSLKDEEQIQHMLSNFMAPKTLTLKKGAQVMMIKNVDATLVNGSVGKVLDFIDPDTYLFYKKVSGENSELELDTIEQEIEAKILSNGKKLDASLKPSEKLISNASNLAKLDLDDSVFSFMKCIKSKKKTVSEDLRRKLELINTLYKNSSGRRLPLVRFLTTDGETRDVLVEPEQFSINDIDEKPLASRVQLPLILAWSLSIHKSQGQTLNHARIDLRRVFEAGQAYVALSRATSRKGIQVLNFNKEKIRTNPQVEMFYQKIYTVDDAVEKAKIQQKQKPLDDASAHNEAKENSNYERMAPNDIIKHLTRRR